A part of Lacinutrix sp. 5H-3-7-4 genomic DNA contains:
- a CDS encoding PLDc N-terminal domain-containing protein, producing MDKTITEFSLGLFTWQALIIISFGLWIFCLIDILRNQFQKNDKVIWALVVILLPFIGSLLYLFIGKSKKLKLN from the coding sequence ATGGACAAAACAATTACAGAATTTTCTTTAGGCTTATTTACTTGGCAAGCTTTAATAATAATTTCCTTTGGACTTTGGATTTTTTGCCTAATAGATATTTTAAGAAACCAATTTCAGAAAAACGACAAAGTAATTTGGGCTTTAGTTGTTATATTACTTCCATTTATAGGTTCACTTTTATATTTATTTATTGGAAAAAGTAAAAAATTAAAACTGAATTAA
- a CDS encoding amidohydrolase family protein has translation MLLVDKQSTNYLNSKNIKSANNNSFLITNVNIIPMNQDTVLVNKMVYIKDGIIQKIGNKIETNGVETLDAKNKYLTPGLIDMHVHVWDRYELGLYLSNGVTAVRNLWGMPMHLRIKEEANNNEIISPIFFTTGPKLTGPEFIGDDNLNLNNPHEAKEKVISFKKRGYDFIKTYYGLDKEIFDAVIEQAKVSNIDIVAHPSQKVPYSYHFNSQIKSIEHVEEIIQQPLNYNLLDTLKLKEVVNDFSKSKHSAFSPTLTVYNNIYQMLINDNILELEQLQFMNPLIKRIDSKAQFDRWHSTKLRDSSIIKAIKNQHDLHIKIIKKLHKEGVTFICGTDAGIGVTIPGFSIHQELAFYKEAGLSNYEVLKTATINASKTHSIMNNMGTIEVGKIANLLLTDSNPLLELSTLKNPSTIFIKGRKLNKDSLENFEEKARNRKNLIASAVRYLEHLIFEK, from the coding sequence ATGCTTCTAGTAGATAAACAAAGCACCAATTACTTAAATAGTAAAAATATTAAATCTGCTAATAATAATTCTTTCCTTATTACCAATGTTAATATAATTCCAATGAACCAAGACACTGTTTTAGTAAACAAAATGGTGTACATAAAAGATGGAATAATTCAAAAAATTGGAAATAAGATTGAAACAAATGGAGTTGAAACTCTTGATGCAAAAAACAAATATCTAACACCTGGTCTTATAGATATGCATGTTCATGTATGGGATAGATATGAACTTGGGCTATATTTATCTAATGGAGTTACAGCAGTTCGAAATTTATGGGGTATGCCAATGCATCTAAGAATTAAAGAAGAAGCAAACAATAACGAAATTATTTCACCTATATTTTTTACAACAGGACCTAAACTTACAGGTCCAGAATTTATAGGAGATGATAACTTAAATCTAAACAATCCACATGAAGCTAAAGAAAAAGTAATCTCGTTTAAAAAAAGAGGTTACGATTTTATCAAAACTTACTATGGATTGGATAAAGAAATCTTTGATGCCGTGATTGAACAGGCAAAAGTTTCTAACATTGATATTGTTGCTCATCCATCTCAAAAAGTACCATATTCTTATCATTTTAATTCACAGATAAAATCTATAGAACATGTAGAGGAAATAATTCAACAACCGCTAAACTACAACTTATTAGATACACTAAAATTAAAAGAAGTAGTTAACGATTTCTCAAAATCAAAACATAGTGCTTTTAGTCCAACTTTAACAGTTTACAACAACATCTATCAAATGCTTATTAATGATAATATTTTAGAATTAGAACAACTTCAATTCATGAATCCGCTTATTAAAAGAATTGATAGTAAAGCACAATTTGACAGATGGCACAGCACTAAACTAAGAGATTCTTCAATTATTAAGGCTATAAAGAACCAGCATGATTTGCATATAAAAATCATTAAAAAATTACATAAAGAAGGTGTTACTTTTATTTGCGGAACAGATGCTGGAATAGGAGTAACAATTCCTGGCTTTTCAATTCATCAAGAACTAGCATTCTATAAAGAAGCTGGACTTTCCAATTATGAAGTACTTAAAACAGCTACAATAAATGCTTCAAAAACTCATTCTATTATGAACAATATGGGAACCATTGAAGTTGGCAAAATTGCGAACTTATTACTAACAGATAGCAATCCTTTGTTAGAATTATCTACATTAAAAAACCCATCAACCATTTTTATAAAAGGTAGAAAATTGAACAAAGATTCTCTTGAAAATTTTGAAGAAAAGGCTAGGAACCGGAAAAACTTAATAGCATCCGCTGTAAGATATTTAGAGCACTTGATATTTGAAAAATAA
- a CDS encoding alpha/beta fold hydrolase has product MENLSYIKILNYVTKSGKAVNVNLSYQVFGKPLHGAPIVMVNHALTGNSKVTGENGWWNDLIGDFKCIDTTQFTVLAFNIPGNGFDGKHENIIENYRDFIARDVAKLFALALKKLNINKLYAVIGGSVGGGIAWELAALKPNLIEHLIPVATDWKSTDWLIANCHIQDAILNHSNKPLEDARMHAMTLYRTPESLTKKFNRSKYNIHEFNVENWLSYHGNALNKRFKLKAYKFMNQVLRTIDITKNRGTLQEVVSKINATIHIVTINSDMFFKAEENWDTFVDLKLIKENVNIHEIKSIHGHDAFLIEFNQLAGFLKPIFQINKNANKIKELSLLEQD; this is encoded by the coding sequence ATGGAAAATTTAAGCTACATAAAAATTCTTAATTATGTAACTAAATCTGGTAAGGCTGTAAATGTAAACTTGTCTTACCAGGTTTTTGGTAAACCTTTACATGGTGCACCAATTGTTATGGTTAATCATGCGCTAACAGGAAACTCTAAAGTAACAGGAGAAAATGGCTGGTGGAATGATTTAATTGGTGATTTTAAATGTATAGATACAACGCAATTTACGGTACTAGCATTTAATATTCCTGGAAATGGGTTTGATGGTAAACATGAAAACATAATTGAAAATTATAGAGATTTTATAGCTAGAGATGTTGCAAAACTTTTTGCTTTAGCTTTAAAAAAGTTAAATATAAATAAACTATACGCGGTTATTGGAGGATCGGTTGGTGGAGGAATTGCATGGGAATTAGCAGCTTTAAAACCAAATTTAATAGAGCATTTAATACCTGTGGCAACAGACTGGAAATCTACAGATTGGTTAATAGCAAATTGTCACATTCAAGATGCGATTTTAAATCATTCTAATAAACCATTAGAAGACGCAAGAATGCATGCCATGACTTTGTATAGAACACCAGAATCGTTAACAAAAAAGTTTAACAGAAGTAAATATAACATTCATGAGTTTAATGTAGAGAATTGGTTAAGCTATCATGGTAATGCCTTAAATAAACGTTTTAAGCTTAAAGCATATAAGTTTATGAATCAAGTTTTAAGAACCATTGATATTACTAAAAACCGAGGAACATTACAGGAAGTAGTTTCAAAAATTAATGCTACAATACACATAGTAACAATTAATTCAGATATGTTTTTTAAAGCTGAAGAAAACTGGGATACATTTGTAGACTTAAAATTAATAAAAGAAAATGTAAACATTCATGAAATAAAGTCTATTCACGGTCATGATGCTTTTTTAATAGAGTTTAATCAATTAGCAGGTTTTTTAAAACCTATTTTTCAAATTAATAAAAATGCAAATAAAATTAAAGAGTTAAGCCTTTTAGAGCAGGATTAG
- a CDS encoding OsmC family protein, which translates to MSDLKFSVIGESASATKFIGKTRQFTLVVDEPEALGGTDDDANPVEYILAGFAGCINVIGQLVAKELGFKINNLKIEVSGELNPNRFLGSSNNERAGFKFIEINLIPETNASIETLTKWLQVVEERCPVRDNLYNKTPVKIAVEKEYNVSQN; encoded by the coding sequence ATGAGTGATTTAAAATTTAGTGTTATTGGAGAAAGTGCATCTGCAACAAAATTTATTGGTAAAACCAGACAATTTACATTAGTGGTTGATGAGCCAGAAGCTTTAGGTGGTACAGATGACGATGCAAATCCTGTAGAATACATTTTAGCTGGATTTGCAGGTTGTATAAATGTTATTGGGCAATTGGTAGCAAAAGAATTAGGGTTTAAAATAAATAATTTAAAAATTGAAGTATCAGGAGAATTAAATCCTAATCGTTTTTTAGGAAGTTCTAATAATGAAAGAGCAGGTTTTAAGTTTATAGAAATTAATTTAATTCCAGAAACCAATGCGTCAATTGAAACTTTAACAAAATGGTTACAGGTTGTTGAAGAAAGATGTCCGGTAAGAGATAATTTGTATAATAAAACACCTGTAAAAATAGCTGTAGAAAAAGAATATAATGTATCGCAAAATTAA
- a CDS encoding O-acetylhomoserine aminocarboxypropyltransferase/cysteine synthase family protein, producing the protein MSTQKFATKALHAGHDVNQTGGTRAVPIYQSSAYVFDDSDDAAGRFNLSVPGFIYTRLNNPTNDVLEQRLAALEGGIAAVATASGTAAISTTLLTLLKAGDHIVASSSLYGGTYNLLSVTLPRHGITTTFVDPSNPENFEAAAQENTRAIFVESLGNPKLDVLDIEAISKHAKAHKVPLIVDNTVATPYLLNPIKYGANIVIHSLTKYINGNGTSLGGVVIDAGNFDWTNGKFPEFTEPSPGYHGLVYSEAIGDAAFIAKIRIEGLRDYGGALSPFNAFQIIQGLETLELRITKHSQNALELAKWLQQQEEVTWVNYPGLETSDYKNLADKYLPNGQSGIVTFGVEGGYESAKTIADTTKLFSLLANIGDTKSLIIHPASTTHQQLSDAAQESTGVTKDLIRLSVGIENVEDLKADLKEAFAVVKQKITL; encoded by the coding sequence ATGAGTACACAAAAATTTGCAACAAAAGCGTTGCACGCAGGACACGATGTAAATCAAACAGGAGGAACAAGAGCAGTTCCTATTTATCAATCTTCAGCTTATGTTTTTGATGATTCAGACGATGCAGCAGGAAGGTTTAATCTTTCTGTTCCAGGATTTATTTACACAAGATTAAATAACCCAACAAATGATGTTTTAGAGCAGCGATTAGCAGCTTTAGAAGGAGGAATTGCTGCAGTAGCAACAGCATCTGGAACAGCAGCTATTTCTACAACCTTGTTAACGCTTTTAAAAGCTGGAGATCATATTGTTGCTTCTAGTAGTTTGTATGGCGGAACGTATAATTTATTAAGTGTAACGCTGCCAAGACATGGTATTACAACAACGTTTGTAGATCCTTCAAATCCAGAAAATTTTGAAGCAGCAGCACAAGAGAATACAAGAGCAATTTTTGTGGAATCTTTAGGAAACCCTAAATTAGATGTGTTAGATATTGAAGCAATTTCTAAACACGCAAAAGCGCATAAAGTGCCTTTGATTGTAGACAATACTGTAGCTACGCCGTATTTGTTAAACCCAATTAAGTACGGTGCAAATATTGTAATTCATTCTTTAACAAAATACATTAATGGTAATGGTACATCTTTAGGTGGTGTAGTTATTGATGCTGGAAATTTTGATTGGACTAATGGTAAGTTTCCAGAATTTACAGAACCATCACCAGGTTATCATGGTTTAGTATATAGTGAAGCTATTGGAGATGCGGCATTTATTGCAAAAATTAGAATTGAAGGATTAAGAGATTATGGAGGAGCATTAAGCCCGTTTAATGCCTTTCAAATTATTCAAGGATTAGAAACATTAGAGTTACGAATAACTAAACATAGTCAAAATGCATTAGAACTTGCAAAATGGTTACAGCAACAAGAAGAAGTTACTTGGGTAAATTATCCTGGATTAGAAACAAGCGACTATAAAAATTTAGCAGATAAATACTTACCTAATGGTCAAAGCGGTATTGTAACTTTTGGAGTAGAAGGTGGTTACGAGTCTGCAAAAACAATTGCAGATACCACAAAGTTGTTCTCTCTTTTAGCGAACATAGGAGATACAAAATCACTAATAATTCATCCTGCAAGTACTACACATCAACAGTTAAGCGATGCAGCTCAAGAAAGCACTGGTGTAACAAAAGATTTAATAAGACTTTCTGTGGGCATTGAAAATGTTGAAGATTTAAAAGCCGATTTAAAAGAGGCGTTTGCGGTTGTAAAACAAAAAATAACACTTTAA
- a CDS encoding 2-isopropylmalate synthase encodes MSNNNIQIFDTTLRDGEQVPGCKLNTEQKVIIAKQLDLLGVDVIEAGFPVSSPGDFKSVEEISKIVKNATVCGLTRSVENDITVASQALKYAKKPRIHTGIGTSDSHIIHKFKSNKEAVLKRAYAAVKHAKSFVEDVEFYAEDAGRTDNDYLAKVCEAAIKAGATVLNIPDTTGYCLPSEYGAKIKYLKENVKGIEKATLSCHCHNDLGLATANSIEGVINGARQIECTINGIGERAGNTALEEVVMVLKQHPYLNLDTNIKTEMLYGMSQLVSNSMGIYTQPNKAIVGANAFAHSSGIHQDGVIKNRETYEIINPKDVGVTESAIVLTARSGRAALAYRAKNVGYELTKLQLDDVYASFLVFADKKKEINDNDIHQIIETSNVYQQIISA; translated from the coding sequence ATGTCAAATAACAATATTCAAATTTTTGATACAACACTTCGAGATGGAGAACAAGTTCCTGGCTGTAAATTAAACACTGAGCAAAAAGTAATTATTGCTAAACAGTTAGATTTACTTGGAGTAGATGTTATAGAAGCAGGATTCCCTGTTTCTAGTCCTGGTGATTTTAAATCTGTAGAAGAAATTTCAAAAATCGTAAAAAATGCTACTGTTTGTGGTTTAACACGCTCTGTTGAAAACGACATAACTGTAGCTTCCCAAGCTTTAAAATATGCAAAAAAACCAAGAATACATACAGGTATTGGCACATCAGACTCACATATAATTCACAAATTTAAATCTAACAAAGAAGCTGTATTAAAACGCGCTTATGCCGCTGTAAAACACGCAAAATCTTTTGTAGAAGACGTAGAATTTTATGCAGAAGACGCAGGACGAACAGATAATGATTATTTAGCAAAAGTATGTGAAGCTGCCATAAAAGCTGGAGCTACTGTTTTAAACATTCCAGACACAACTGGCTATTGTTTACCTAGCGAGTATGGCGCTAAAATTAAATATTTAAAAGAAAACGTAAAAGGTATAGAAAAAGCCACTTTATCTTGCCATTGTCACAACGATTTAGGTTTAGCAACAGCAAATTCTATTGAAGGCGTAATTAATGGTGCCAGACAGATTGAATGCACAATAAATGGTATTGGAGAGCGTGCTGGCAATACTGCTTTAGAAGAAGTTGTCATGGTGCTAAAACAGCATCCTTATTTAAATTTAGATACTAATATTAAAACCGAAATGCTTTATGGAATGAGCCAACTTGTTTCAAACAGCATGGGCATTTATACACAACCAAATAAAGCTATAGTTGGCGCAAATGCTTTTGCGCACAGTTCTGGAATACATCAAGATGGTGTGATTAAAAACCGTGAAACCTACGAAATTATTAATCCTAAAGACGTTGGTGTTACAGAATCTGCCATTGTTTTAACCGCAAGAAGCGGAAGAGCTGCACTTGCATACAGAGCTAAAAACGTAGGTTACGAACTTACAAAACTTCAACTGGACGATGTTTATGCCAGTTTTTTAGTTTTTGCTGATAAAAAGAAAGAAATAAACGATAATGATATTCATCAAATTATTGAAACTAGTAACGTCTACCAACAAATAATCTCTGCTTAA
- the leuC gene encoding 3-isopropylmalate dehydratase large subunit — MKKTLFDKVWDAHVVDTIKNGPQVLYIDKHLIHEVTSPQAFNELEDRGIPVFRPNQIVATADHNTPTQNQDQPIKDELSRKQLEQLSINCKKNNITLYQLGHKYNGIVHVMAPELGITQPGMTMVCGDSHTSTHGAFGTIAFGIGTSQVAQVFASQCLLLTKPKSLRVNVNGKLKKGVLPKDVILYIISKLGTNSGTGYFCEYAGNVFEEMSMEGRMTVCNMSIEMGARGGMIAPDETTFNYVKNRQFAPKGEDFNKKVAYWKTLPTDEGATFDKEYAFNAEDIEPMITYGTNPGMGIKITENIPAETNASFKKSLEYMNFEAGESLINKPINFVFIGSCTNSRIEDFRVAANFIKGKQKAKNVTAWLVPGSKQVETQIINEGLKAVFDAAGFELRQPGCSACLAMNEDKIPQGEYCVSTSNRNFEGRQGQGSRTILASPLVAAATAVEGKIIDITKHLN; from the coding sequence ATGAAAAAAACACTATTCGACAAAGTCTGGGATGCACACGTTGTAGACACTATAAAAAATGGTCCACAAGTACTCTATATAGACAAACACTTAATACACGAAGTCACTAGTCCGCAAGCTTTTAATGAATTAGAAGATCGCGGAATTCCTGTTTTTAGACCAAATCAAATTGTTGCTACTGCAGACCACAATACACCAACACAAAACCAAGACCAACCAATAAAAGACGAGCTCTCTAGAAAACAACTAGAACAACTCTCTATAAATTGCAAAAAAAATAATATTACATTATACCAATTAGGCCATAAATATAATGGTATTGTACATGTTATGGCGCCAGAACTTGGTATAACCCAACCTGGAATGACAATGGTTTGTGGTGATAGCCACACCTCAACACATGGTGCTTTTGGCACAATTGCTTTTGGCATTGGAACCAGCCAAGTTGCTCAAGTTTTTGCCAGCCAATGTTTACTTCTTACCAAGCCTAAAAGCTTACGTGTAAACGTAAATGGAAAACTAAAAAAAGGGGTTTTACCAAAAGATGTAATTCTGTATATAATTTCTAAACTAGGCACCAATTCTGGTACTGGATATTTTTGTGAGTATGCTGGTAATGTTTTTGAAGAAATGAGTATGGAAGGCAGAATGACCGTTTGCAATATGAGCATAGAAATGGGAGCGCGCGGCGGTATGATTGCTCCAGACGAGACTACTTTTAACTATGTAAAAAACAGACAATTTGCTCCTAAGGGTGAAGACTTTAATAAAAAAGTTGCCTATTGGAAAACTTTACCTACAGATGAAGGCGCCACATTTGACAAAGAATACGCTTTTAATGCTGAAGACATTGAACCAATGATTACCTATGGTACTAATCCTGGAATGGGAATTAAAATTACAGAAAATATTCCTGCAGAAACTAACGCTTCGTTTAAAAAATCTCTTGAATACATGAATTTTGAAGCAGGAGAAAGCCTAATAAACAAACCTATAAACTTTGTTTTTATTGGCAGTTGCACCAATTCTAGAATTGAAGATTTTAGAGTTGCCGCAAATTTTATAAAAGGAAAGCAAAAAGCTAAAAATGTTACTGCTTGGTTAGTACCTGGAAGTAAACAGGTGGAAACTCAAATTATTAACGAAGGTTTAAAAGCTGTTTTTGATGCTGCAGGATTTGAGCTTAGACAACCAGGTTGCTCTGCTTGTTTAGCTATGAATGAAGATAAAATACCTCAAGGAGAATATTGCGTTTCTACATCTAACCGAAATTTTGAAGGTAGACAAGGTCAAGGTTCTAGAACCATTTTGGCAAGCCCATTAGTTGCAGCTGCAACTGCTGTAGAAGGAAAAATTATAGACATTACTAAACACCTTAATTAA
- the leuD gene encoding 3-isopropylmalate dehydratase small subunit, producing the protein MEKFTTLHSKAIPLQIENVDTDQIIPARFLKATDKQGFGDNVFRDWRYNKDNTLNIDFALNNPNHSGSILVAGDNFGCGSSREHAAWALTGYGFKVVVSSFFADIFKGNALNNGLLPVQVSKAFLNTLFKSIKKDSNINIIVNLEAQTIAIENTEHVAHFEINSYKKTCLINGYDDIDFLLSKKAKIEAFEISLN; encoded by the coding sequence ATGGAAAAGTTTACAACACTACATTCTAAAGCAATTCCTTTACAGATTGAAAACGTAGATACAGATCAAATTATTCCTGCCCGTTTTTTAAAAGCGACAGATAAACAAGGTTTTGGTGATAATGTTTTTAGAGATTGGAGATACAACAAGGACAACACACTAAATATTGATTTTGCACTTAATAATCCTAATCATTCTGGCTCTATTTTAGTTGCCGGTGATAATTTTGGTTGCGGTTCGAGTAGAGAACACGCGGCTTGGGCTTTAACTGGCTATGGTTTTAAGGTGGTTGTTTCTAGCTTTTTTGCAGATATTTTTAAGGGCAATGCCCTAAATAACGGCTTACTTCCTGTTCAAGTTTCTAAAGCTTTTTTAAACACTTTATTTAAAAGCATTAAAAAAGATTCAAACATTAACATAATTGTGAATTTAGAAGCACAAACTATTGCTATTGAAAATACAGAACATGTAGCGCATTTTGAAATTAATAGTTATAAAAAAACCTGTTTAATTAATGGGTATGATGATATCGACTTTTTACTTAGTAAAAAAGCAAAAATTGAAGCTTTTGAAATTAGCCTTAATTAA
- the leuB gene encoding 3-isopropylmalate dehydrogenase, giving the protein MKLNIAVLPGDGIGPEVTQEAIKALQAIALEFDHTFSFVEAPVGATAIDQTGNPLPEETLDVCEASHAILFGAIGDPKYDNNPEAKVRPEQGLLRLRKSLGLFANIRPVKAYDALIEKSPLKKDIIQGTDISIYRELTGGIYFGEKHLSDDGNTASDLCLYTKSEIERIAHLAFKAAKARKNKVTLVDKANVLESSRLWRKVVTDISKQYPDVSLDFLFVDNAAMQMILNPNQFDVILTENMFGDIISDEASVIGGSIGLLASASVGEKYAMFEPIHGSYPQATGKGIANPIASILSAAMLLEHFNLHAEAELIKLAVEKSLKLNITTPDLNKDHNNVSTSKVGDFIADFISNPNDSNLNFHNIHLGQSTII; this is encoded by the coding sequence ATGAAATTAAATATCGCAGTTTTACCAGGAGATGGCATTGGCCCAGAAGTTACTCAAGAAGCAATAAAAGCGCTACAAGCTATTGCTCTAGAATTTGACCACACGTTTTCGTTTGTTGAAGCTCCTGTTGGAGCAACCGCTATAGACCAAACAGGAAATCCTTTACCAGAAGAAACCTTAGATGTTTGCGAGGCTTCGCATGCCATATTATTTGGTGCTATTGGCGACCCTAAATACGATAACAATCCAGAGGCTAAAGTGAGACCAGAACAAGGGTTACTTCGTTTAAGGAAATCTTTAGGTTTATTTGCTAATATTAGACCTGTAAAGGCTTATGATGCGCTCATTGAAAAATCGCCTTTAAAAAAAGATATTATTCAAGGTACAGATATTAGTATTTATAGAGAGTTAACTGGTGGTATTTACTTTGGTGAAAAGCATTTAAGTGATGATGGTAATACTGCTTCAGATTTATGTTTATACACTAAAAGCGAAATTGAACGCATTGCTCATTTAGCCTTTAAAGCTGCAAAAGCCAGGAAAAACAAAGTAACTTTAGTAGACAAAGCAAATGTTTTAGAAAGCTCAAGACTTTGGCGAAAAGTGGTAACAGACATCTCCAAACAATATCCTGATGTTTCTTTAGACTTTTTGTTTGTTGATAACGCAGCCATGCAAATGATTTTAAACCCTAATCAATTTGATGTTATTTTAACCGAAAACATGTTTGGAGATATTATTAGCGACGAAGCGAGTGTTATTGGTGGCTCTATTGGTTTACTTGCCTCTGCATCTGTTGGAGAAAAATATGCCATGTTTGAGCCTATTCATGGCTCTTATCCTCAAGCTACTGGAAAAGGTATAGCCAATCCAATAGCATCAATATTATCTGCCGCCATGTTACTAGAACACTTTAATTTACATGCAGAAGCCGAACTAATTAAACTTGCTGTAGAAAAATCTTTAAAATTAAACATTACTACACCAGACTTAAATAAAGACCATAACAATGTATCGACATCTAAGGTTGGCGATTTTATAGCCGATTTTATATCTAACCCTAACGACTCTAACCTTAATTTTCACAACATACATTTAGGTCAATCTACAATTATATAA